The following proteins are encoded in a genomic region of Lutra lutra chromosome 16, mLutLut1.2, whole genome shotgun sequence:
- the ASPA gene encoding aspartoacylase isoform X2: MTSCHVTKDPIKKVAIFGGTHGNELTGVFLVKHWLENGTEIQRTGLEVKPFITNPRAVKKCTRYIDCDLNRVFDPENLGKKLSKDLPYEVRRAQEINHLFGPKDNEDSYDIIFDLHNTTSNMGCTLILEDSRNDFLIQMFHYIKTSLAPLPCYVYLIEHPSLKYATTRSIAKYPVEVGPQPQGVLRADILDQMRKMIKHALDFIHNFNEGKEFPPCAIEVYKIMEKVDYPRNENGDIAAIIHPNLQDQDWKPLHPGDPVFLTLDGQIIPLGGDDTVYPVFVNEAAYYEKREAFAKTTKLTLSAKSIRSSLH, translated from the exons ATGACTTCTTGTCATGTTACTAAAGATCCTATAAAAAAGGTTGCTATCTTTGGAGGAACTCATGGGAATGAGTTAACAGGAGTATTTCTAGTTAAGCACTGGCTGGAGAATGGCACTGAGATTCAGAGAACAGGGCTGGAAGTAAAACCATTTATTACCAACCCAAGAGCAGTGAAGAAGTGTACCAGATATATTGACTGTGACCTGAATCGAGTTTTTGACCCTGAAAATCTTGG CAAAAAATTGTCAAAGGATTTGCCATATGAAGTGAGAAGGGCTCaagaaataaatcatttgttTGGCCCAAAAGACAATGAAGATTCCTATGACATTATTTTTGACCTTCACAACACTACTTCTAACATGGGATGCACTCTTATTCTTGAAGATTCcagaaatgactttttaattCAGATGTTTCATTATATTAAG acttCTTTGGCTCCATTACCCTGCTATGTTTATCTTATTGAACATCCTTCCCTCAAATATGCAACCACTCGTTCTATAGCCAAGTATCCTGTTG AAGTTGGTCCCCAGCCTCAAGGGGTTCTGAGAGCTGATATTTtggatcaaatgagaaaaatgattaaacatGCTCTTGATTTTATACATAATTTCAATGAAG GGAAAGAATTTCCTCCATGTGCTATTGAAGTCTATAAAATAATGGAGAAAGTTGATTATCccaggaatgaaaatggagatATTGCTGCTATTATCCACCCTAATCTGCAG GATCAAGACTGGAAACCGCTGCACCCTGGGGATCCTGTGTTTTTAACTCTTGACGGACAGATAATTCCATTGGGCGGAGACGATACTGTGTACCCAGTGTTTGTAAATGAGGCTGCGTATTACGAAAAGAGAGAAGCTTTCGCAAAGACAACCAAACTAACACTCAGTGCAAAGAGTATTCGCTCCTCTTTACATTAG
- the ASPA gene encoding aspartoacylase isoform X1, whose product MTSCHVTKDPIKKVAIFGGTHGNELTGVFLVKHWLENGTEIQRTGLEVKPFITNPRAVKKCTRYIDCDLNRVFDPENLGKKLSKDLPYEVRRAQEINHLFGPKDNEDSYDIIFDLHNTTSNMGCTLILEDSRNDFLIQMFHYIKTSLAPLPCYVYLIEHPSLKYATTRSIAKYPVGIEVGPQPQGVLRADILDQMRKMIKHALDFIHNFNEGKEFPPCAIEVYKIMEKVDYPRNENGDIAAIIHPNLQDQDWKPLHPGDPVFLTLDGQIIPLGGDDTVYPVFVNEAAYYEKREAFAKTTKLTLSAKSIRSSLH is encoded by the exons ATGACTTCTTGTCATGTTACTAAAGATCCTATAAAAAAGGTTGCTATCTTTGGAGGAACTCATGGGAATGAGTTAACAGGAGTATTTCTAGTTAAGCACTGGCTGGAGAATGGCACTGAGATTCAGAGAACAGGGCTGGAAGTAAAACCATTTATTACCAACCCAAGAGCAGTGAAGAAGTGTACCAGATATATTGACTGTGACCTGAATCGAGTTTTTGACCCTGAAAATCTTGG CAAAAAATTGTCAAAGGATTTGCCATATGAAGTGAGAAGGGCTCaagaaataaatcatttgttTGGCCCAAAAGACAATGAAGATTCCTATGACATTATTTTTGACCTTCACAACACTACTTCTAACATGGGATGCACTCTTATTCTTGAAGATTCcagaaatgactttttaattCAGATGTTTCATTATATTAAG acttCTTTGGCTCCATTACCCTGCTATGTTTATCTTATTGAACATCCTTCCCTCAAATATGCAACCACTCGTTCTATAGCCAAGTATCCTGTTG GTATAGAAGTTGGTCCCCAGCCTCAAGGGGTTCTGAGAGCTGATATTTtggatcaaatgagaaaaatgattaaacatGCTCTTGATTTTATACATAATTTCAATGAAG GGAAAGAATTTCCTCCATGTGCTATTGAAGTCTATAAAATAATGGAGAAAGTTGATTATCccaggaatgaaaatggagatATTGCTGCTATTATCCACCCTAATCTGCAG GATCAAGACTGGAAACCGCTGCACCCTGGGGATCCTGTGTTTTTAACTCTTGACGGACAGATAATTCCATTGGGCGGAGACGATACTGTGTACCCAGTGTTTGTAAATGAGGCTGCGTATTACGAAAAGAGAGAAGCTTTCGCAAAGACAACCAAACTAACACTCAGTGCAAAGAGTATTCGCTCCTCTTTACATTAG